The Anopheles moucheti chromosome 3, idAnoMoucSN_F20_07, whole genome shotgun sequence genome contains the following window.
GGTTTACGACCAGAttctatttaaaatttaattctatacaaaatttatcaatcactctttctttttctttttcaccgTATACTTCTCTATCTTTGATCGTAATTTATGCGGACGgaagagaaataaatataacatttAATCTAGCTTCCGTTTATGATGTGTTTCAGCTCATGATGGACGGGTCGCAACCGAAAACCAACCGGAAAGTATGGCACACGGAACAAGGTAGTGCGTCAATGGGACGCTCATCAGTCAGTCGCAGCAAGCTCAGCGTAAACACGTGCCCATCAATCGTTACAGATAACACCGACACCGGCATCATCCAGCTCGTCCACGATCGGTAGCTCTGGAGCCTACAAACCAAAGGAACTGAACAACAAGATCGTACTCCATTTGCGCCTCTCCGTCAATTCGCTCGATAGTGGAAGCGAACTATCCTCGCCGAAAGGatcaccgggcgcctccaacGATGGGAAACCGGCCAGACAGAAAGATTACTTAcaaaaatcgggttccggcaATGGGTGTGCTTCCACTGGTGCTGGGACCGGTAGCTCAGCACGGTCACTCAAAACGTTGCctcaaattaatcaaaaatatCCCAGCTCCGAGGTCGTGAACAATAACGTCGGGGCAGTGACGCGTAGCAGACCGAGTGAGGATCTCGGGACGATTGCTGGCGGTCTTTGGAACCATCCGACGAAGAAGCCAACCATTATACTGGGTACGATCTCAAGCAGTGGTGCTCAAACGCACCCATCGAAGGCACCACTAGCAGCATGAACTCGTACGAAATCGGTTGACCATCGCATGAAGCGACAGCCAGGAGTGTTGAAGTCGTGCGATACAGCCCGCGTACGCAACACAACGTATAacataaattatcaaaatacaaTAGGTGTGCTTCtgttcttttctttgcaaGTCGTTTGTTAAATACAAGTttcttttcatccgaaaaccaTTTCACCATCGACCGAGTGCACCTATCAGCACGACGGTACGGATCGGACATGGGCAAGTCGGAAACGAAAAGGTAAGAGCTTAACTTCAATTGCCAGATAATATATAAAACGATaaaattatgttgaaattATGAATACTACCAGGGTAAGAGTTTGTAATCAGCTTCTACCCAATtagcctgaaacgtttgaaatcgaaccataacgctgctagagggctgcttagtgaaaaagcgaaccgtgtgtgaaccttgggggtgcttaaaccgcacgcagcgcacggtggaactattgagttccaaagtagtcggttaaaggttcccgacggaactatgcggttcttttggaagcacacggtactcgatggaactttgtttacaatatgatagctatactgtcaaatgacggctcCCCAAACGACGCTatccgtttcgggaagttgtaagtgaaaataaaatggttttaatccgcgtaaaggtgtattaaatcaacgtgctggattccaattcgcatctGATTCATGCGTACGATTAAGGATGCGGGTCCTCCTTATGTACTGCAGTCATCATATCCTTGCGATCGCGAGGTTATCTGCTCCTGCAACATAGTTCGTAGCGCATACTCTTCTGTGATGAAGGCTCACAAACTACGGCAAAGTTCGTAACACCCGCCGATTGAAAGTGGTAGTaagtggcattcgtttgttttgtgttattgtgtaataaaaagtcaacgatacataaagatatatatatacaattattttgcaataatttaataaaaatccgaaataacaattgatacctaaatagacaaaacatgaaaaagaatgtacacgaaaatgttaactttttccatttagattggtatcatttatatatgtattttgtagggtgtgacgtaataaaactaaatggccgaattagtaaagtagtGGTTCTGTTGTCTTTCGAGGTTCGATTCtcataaaatgataattaatacataaaaaaagaaacataaagccataaatatgaacagctccaccgtgtaggcaggcattcacatttttttacattttggccgagggctgcttaaAAGTTACTTAAAAGGTCGCGGAACTTCAAGGCTGGAtatctactgcaaacgacctatttaaagatcgatctttagcgttgccaaattggctgcttaagcaaatctggctaCTTGGGTAACACAGGCAGTCTGCGAAAAaagcggttcctcttatacgagGATTCTGAGATACAcggttttttaaattttacaactgAGTTAGATTTCAGCacaaaatgtaagcaaaaagatgaaaaattggtcgaaaatacctttcttTGTCATACAACACATTTGTATTTAACTTACTTCAATACGtactttctaaaaatcgcctgattcgctgaataaattaagtgcaaagagggaagtcgactctgttgagtgactttgaagtatacaGTCATTTTCTAGCACGCGTTATTATGTGCAGGgcccacgagagttgacaaaacgctgacaaatttgtcaagtgacaaaatcagtttgtcaactgcgaaaaaccactataccgttgccgcgcacacaattgttttcagatttccgataccaggagagcatgtttttcaagaggtgacacctagtaccagccgagcaagcacaaatcacgcgcttcccggtagatggcgcacaacttcgtatgcaatgttgagcaacactgcatgcaacaaacttgtagAAAGCAGCACGCTGCATGCAATAAACTTGCacgcaacaaacttgcatgcaacaaacttgcatgcaagtttctgGCATACAAGTTTCTATAATATATCCTATAATTGCGTATCTCGGGCACTGCCTGTATTGtgaatttgaattttcgaTTCAAATACCTCCCTCAACAGCTCTGCTGTCAAACTGCGCAGTGTACTATCTTTAAACCCCTGACATATTGTAGTTTTTTTACTCGTGTGATCACAATTTTAGTTTAACTCAACAAGGTTGATTCATGTTCATGTTGTATATTATAAATACCTTGACACATTGCAGTTTGGGCTGTCAGGCTAAAGTTCAAATTTGTTGATTGGGGACCAACTTTCTTGACAGCGCTTCGCTGCGTTTACACCGTGGTCGGTTACTTGAAGTGTCCATCACTATCATTTGCAAAGTCGGTGCGTGTGTTCTAGGCACGAAAGTGAGGAGCTCCGTCTTACCACAGCCATTTGTTCGAATTTCGCACGTTTTATTGTAGGGAAAAGTTAATTCACTTCAAAGTGTACGTAAAACCGCGCTCTGTACAGCACGAGTTGTACTGTTTGTTCACTGATAAAGCGGCGCCAATAATACTTTCACAGCACTTACCTTCCGACGTCACGACGGCTCGCATTAAGAACAAAATGGTTGACAAAATCGAAATGAGCCTTGATGAAATCATCAAGTCCCAGAAATCGAACCGTCCGCGCGGTGGTGGCCGTTCCGGTGGAGCAGGCCGTGTGAATCGCCGTGCGGGAGCAAGCGGCGCTGGCGGAAATTCACGAAACGGTTTCCGATCGGGTGGTCAACGCAATGGTGGTGCTAgcggcggtggcggagtcCTCAAGGGACGCAATCGTGGCGGAATCTCCCGGGCACGCTACGGGCGGGTAAGCGATGGATGAGAAACATAACTTAGCAACTCCTTAATGCGGCGACTTCAACCTCTGGGTTAAAAAAGCGGCGTGTCGAATGATCGTTACCGGGCAGTAGCGTCCAAACTAACGCGTTCTCCTGCGTAAAAGCCACTTCAAGCTGACGGATAACAATCATTGTTAGTATTGTTTTTGGCCTAAACACGGCGCTTATATGCATCGTTTTTTGAAAGGAAATTGCAAGTATACGGCGGATCACTAATCTTCCGAGCCGCGTATAGAATCGAATCAGTTGTaccgtgaaaaaaatgatgaattCAGACAGCACAACACAATCGGATGAACATTTTCGCGTTATAAAGGTGCGTCCGTGCTGCGGGCATCTAGCAAGCGTTTTGCAGATAGAGAGAAAATAATCAGCCTGCTGTGTAATACGCTTTTTGGAGAAGTTTTGTTACGCCACAAAATCATTGTGCCCTTCATGGAAAATGACGCCATTGCCAAAGCAAGATGGCGCCTGTCGGTGATGAAAAATGTCAGCTCGGATGATTTGGTACGGCGCGAAATCGGCAAtgccgtgtgtgtgtagttgtgaCAGCATCTGTCCGGAACAGTGCGAGCGCGTGTgtataagtgtgtgtgtgggtgcgcGCGTGTTGCGTTTGGTTTACAAATCCGTGCCGTGCATAGAATGGGTCGTCGCCCTACACGCGTCCTGTGGTAAAAAAGGCAAGAGAATGAAGTGTGAAACGGATGCGCTACGGTGTGTACGTACATCAGTGTAGtttacatgtgtgtgtgtgtgtgtgcgtcgcGTGTTTGATATGTTTtgatatcttttttttgtttgtttgacggCAATATGCTACGGGTGCAAGAATCGCTCTGAAGGTCGTCCTGTATCAATGCGTATAGTATTATGATTGTGTTAGGAAGTGCGTATCTTGTGCAGGTCATTTATCATGccaaatttttaattgaagCGTCGTTGCTGTTGTGTTGTAAGCGCGAAGTTTACGATGTTACACGACAAACATGAAGCTCTGGGTTTTGTGTTGTAATTTTCCAACGAAAATGAACCTTTTTTCTACCAGTGTTGATCGAAAATGTCTTGATGGTTTCCTCTGTGTGCGTATCGTGTCGTGTTGTgtggagaaaaagaaagatttCTAGTAAATTTCCCGCGAGTGTGCATTGAAGAATTCAAATCGTGGCAGCAAATGAGCAAATGCAAATGACATTTTATTGCGTTAAAGTATACTTTGGAGTCCTGTGCCCTGTAATGTGCGTGCATCCAATCACCGTGATAATCTTCTCAGATATCTACTCTTCCTGTCTGCGACTTACCGCAACGCTACAACGTGTGTACAATCCCATTTTAGGAGGTCACACTTTCTCAATCCCAAAGCAAACCAACCATCTTTTAGATCTTCCTAGACACGATACCATTCATTTTGCAGCATTTCTGAAGTTTGTCAACGACACTTCCGAGCTAAAACTACCATCGGGGCAAACGCTTGACGCAGATCTTCTTCGCTTTTTCCTCTCTTCCGGGATTTACTAAATCGCACATggtatatacacacacacacatatatatacacGCTCTTGTCTAGTCAAATATTTCGCACGGTCTGCGCGAAGGACGCAGTAGCCCTTTCCGTAGAGTTGGAGTTACCAGTACCCGGCATCTTCGCCGGTGAAATGATCGAAGCAGGCGGCTGATTTATCGCTTCTCTTTGCTTGAGACACTCGAACTgcccaaaaatgcgtgtgtaACATTGGAGAATGTGTGGAGAGAGATAGAGGGATGCTGACATGAGGCGACTTCCTCCACATGCTCGCAGGTTACATAGTTGCGGTCGTTCTTGTGTGGGAAAGGCGAACCGAATTTTTTGCAGATGCTCCATACAACTAGTCGCTAATTCTCCAAACTGACTCATCACGGAAGAGGTTGGCCCGTGTGTTGCCACGCGATAATACCAGCCAGAGAAGCGAAAGGCTCTTGAACAGACATCGTAAAGAACCGAATGAAAATAACGCAGATCATAAATGATAAAACACGCAGAAAAGGGAATGTACAGAGCTCACGGCACAGGTTCTCTAGGGACCGGAGAAAGAAGGGTGCTAGTTTGACCGAGTCATGGCGTGATGTGTGGCGAATACTGGCCTATTCGATGGAACGCGCGACGCTGCAGAGGATGAAGAACGTGTGATACGCGTGTTATGAAGGAGATGTTGAGAGATGTGCAGGAGTACCTTTAAAACCCCCCGAGCAAAGCAATGAGTGATGACTCTATCCCAcaaacaaaccccccccctcctcgTCACATCATTCCACAGGGCGACGTGAACAGCGCATGGAAACATGATATGTATGAGGGACCACGTAAGAACCGTCTGTTGACGTCGGCCGGAATCAGTAGCATTGGCGGTGCAGGCGGACCTGGTGGTGTATCGAAGCTGCTGGTGTCGAACCTGGACTTTGGCGTGTCGGAGACGGACATCAACGAGCTGTTTGCCGAGTTTGGGCCGCTGCGAAGCGCTTCAGTACATTATGATCGATCGGGAAGATCGCTTGGTAAGTTAAAACACCTTGATGGGGAAGTGCTCCCGGTCTTaaaaggcttttttttttctacacgaCAGGTACGGCAGATGTGGTCTTCGAAAGACGTTCGGATGCAATAAAAGCGATGAAGCAATACAATGGAGTACCTTTGGACGGTCGCCCGATGAGCATTCAGATGGCAACGTCGGAAATTCCATCCCCACGCCTTCCCCGTCCAGCTGCACCAGCGGCATCTTCTGCCCGTTCCCCACGTAAACCGGCTGGTGGTCGAGGTGGCGGTGCTGGTAAGTTGTCATTTAGACTAGTATTGCAGGGGTATATCTAAAAGTAGTAGGTGCCCAACGGGTCGCTGCAGCTTGTTTAAGTCAGAATCAGGTCTAATTATGTTTAGCAGGACCGATTGGTAGAATGATTCCGACAGGTGCAAGAAACCATAAGTGATCCCGACCCATGAGTACAGCGAGTTCGAGTTGGAATCGTTTCGAAGTAGGTTCAATAAGCCCAGTAGATGCAATGATTCCGGCCTTTGAATGACACCCACCGAAATCATCGTCACCACCTATTAGGACTCGAACTCGTGGCATTCCACAGATCGGATTCCATTCCGACTCCGGATCAGATCGTGTAGTGAATCGTATGCCTTGGCACACATGAGACGTCCACGCCCATCTGTAACTTCGCTTAATGGAGCAGAAAAATCTATCCTACGTCGTACGCATAAGCGAGAGTGAACGTTTGTCGTACGCTGTGCCCGGTATTTCCGTTTGTTCTTTCACGTCGTGCTTTAAGGGACGTGTCCAAGCTGTGTTTGCCAAGCCTCTACCCCATCACTAGTTCAGACTACATACTAGATACTGAAAATGGCCTCACTGTCATATTATCGACAGCTTCTGATAATTTCCATCATTTCCAATTTTAGGTAAAGCCCA
Protein-coding sequences here:
- the LOC128305064 gene encoding THO complex subunit 4-A, which gives rise to MVDKIEMSLDEIIKSQKSNRPRGGGRSGGAGRVNRRAGASGAGGNSRNGFRSGGQRNGGASGGGGVLKGRNRGGISRARYGRGDVNSAWKHDMYEGPRKNRLLTSAGISSIGGAGGPGGVSKLLVSNLDFGVSETDINELFAEFGPLRSASVHYDRSGRSLGTADVVFERRSDAIKAMKQYNGVPLDGRPMSIQMATSEIPSPRLPRPAAPAASSARSPRKPAGGRGGGAGKAQGGRGGRGGGSGGGRRQPRETKTAEELDAELDAYTKDMK